From a single Elusimicrobiales bacterium genomic region:
- a CDS encoding GspE/PulE family protein: MSFGSRAVEQQGVRISGDPSLVKLFSSVVQQRGSIDVNELAARLAALILGYAVKEGVSDVHFDPSDTVVNLRFRLDGQLKDMLVYPKREFPITARIRVMADFSPQATTTYTPEDGRFQVNVDGHLVQFRLSSFPTIFGEKLVLRVLDMGQNTLNLNALGFMPDMLTRVRALTYAPSGMFIVGGLTGCGKTTSLCSILNARRNEEINIMTLEDPVEYVLPRVCHSQINVKTGFTFAEGLRTILRQDPNVVMLGEIRDNETAEIAFRAAMTGHLIFSTVHASSTTGVIHRLLGMGIESYIIASSLIGVLSQRLVRKVCPDCAQPVPPDINLIHTLLKRNDPVYTKAVMEIINRPGGRFVKGRGCPACHNSGYRSRTGLFELLIPNDLMRNFIVAKGSVDVAEMRKCALSTGMKTLLLDGLEKCHDGMTTVEEIAKVVDETF, translated from the coding sequence ATGTCATTCGGAAGCAGGGCGGTTGAACAGCAGGGTGTCAGAATTTCCGGCGATCCGTCGCTGGTGAAGCTGTTCTCCTCCGTGGTGCAGCAGCGTGGCAGCATAGACGTCAACGAGCTTGCCGCAAGGCTGGCAGCCCTGATTCTGGGCTATGCCGTCAAGGAAGGCGTAAGCGACGTGCATTTTGACCCTTCCGACACGGTGGTAAACCTCCGTTTCCGGCTGGACGGCCAGCTAAAGGACATGCTGGTCTACCCCAAGCGCGAGTTTCCCATAACCGCGCGCATCCGCGTGATGGCGGATTTCTCCCCCCAGGCCACCACCACATATACGCCGGAAGACGGCAGATTCCAGGTCAACGTGGACGGGCATCTGGTGCAGTTCCGGCTTTCCTCTTTTCCGACCATATTCGGCGAAAAGCTCGTGCTGCGCGTGCTGGACATGGGCCAGAACACGCTCAATCTCAACGCGCTGGGTTTTATGCCGGACATGCTCACCAGGGTGCGCGCGCTTACCTACGCGCCCAGCGGCATGTTCATAGTCGGCGGGCTTACCGGCTGCGGAAAAACCACCTCGCTTTGCTCCATTCTCAATGCCCGCCGCAACGAGGAAATCAACATAATGACGCTGGAAGACCCGGTGGAATACGTTCTTCCGCGCGTGTGCCATTCGCAGATAAACGTCAAAACCGGATTTACTTTCGCCGAGGGGCTGCGCACCATACTGCGCCAGGACCCCAACGTGGTCATGCTGGGCGAAATCCGCGACAACGAGACGGCGGAAATCGCCTTCCGCGCGGCGATGACCGGGCATCTGATATTTTCCACGGTGCATGCCTCCTCTACCACGGGGGTAATCCACCGGCTGCTGGGCATGGGGATAGAATCGTATATCATCGCCAGTTCGCTTATCGGCGTGCTGTCGCAGCGGCTGGTGCGCAAGGTCTGCCCGGACTGCGCCCAGCCCGTGCCGCCGGACATCAATCTGATACACACACTGCTAAAGCGCAACGACCCGGTCTATACCAAAGCCGTGATGGAGATAATAAACCGTCCCGGCGGGCGCTTCGTGAAGGGGCGCGGCTGCCCCGCCTGCCATAACAGCGGCTACAGAAGCCGCACTGGGCTTTTTGAACTGCTTATCCCCAACGACCTTATGCGCAACTTCATAGTCGCCAAAGGCAGCGTGGACGTGGCCGAAATGCGCAAATGCGCGCTTTCCACCGGCATGAAAACGCTGCTTTTGGACGGGCTGGAAAAATGCCATGACGGTATGACCACTGTGGAAGAAATCGCCAAGGTTGTAGACGAGACTTTCTGA
- the lepB gene encoding signal peptidase I, translating into MKRLAAIAACAALAALAARLFVFETIYIASGSMEPTLHTGADFFLDKVTLRLRPPRRGEIVSFYLPEVAGHESVKRVIAVGGDTVEIKAKKVFLNGKELYEPYAQHIRLNERLAGDDMPAVAVPPDSVFVLGDNRDASLDGATWKNDRGERIIFLPLGRITGKLRGPYREY; encoded by the coding sequence ATGAAAAGGCTTGCCGCGATAGCCGCCTGCGCCGCGCTTGCGGCGCTGGCCGCGCGGTTGTTTGTTTTTGAGACCATCTATATCGCCAGCGGCTCCATGGAGCCCACCCTGCACACCGGCGCCGATTTCTTCCTGGACAAGGTAACCCTGCGGCTGCGCCCGCCCCGCCGGGGCGAGATAGTGTCGTTTTACCTGCCGGAAGTGGCCGGGCATGAATCCGTCAAGCGGGTGATAGCCGTGGGCGGGGACACGGTGGAGATAAAAGCGAAAAAAGTTTTCCTCAACGGGAAGGAGCTATACGAGCCGTATGCCCAGCACATCCGCCTGAACGAGCGTCTTGCCGGCGACGACATGCCCGCAGTTGCCGTGCCGCCGGACAGCGTATTCGTGCTGGGCGACAACAGGGACGCCTCCCTTGACGGCGCGACCTGGAAAAACGACCGCGGCGAGCGGATAATATTTCTCCCCTTGGGCCGCATAACCGGCAAACTGCGCGGCCCCTACCGGGAGTATTAA
- a CDS encoding nitroreductase family protein translates to MNPVIENIKNRRSVRKYKTEPLIKEHLDAILEAAAYAPSGHNDQPWHFTVIRNRALIDLLSSRTKEWMAKQPQDWMSAMGKNPEFHVFYNAPAVIAVSYRKDAVSPQADVCAAIQNMLLAAESLDIGSCWIGLARYVLKTPEGADLAARLQLPAGYEPDYFVTLGYKAAAHPKPLPRREGVVSYID, encoded by the coding sequence ATGAACCCGGTCATTGAGAACATCAAAAACCGCCGCAGCGTCAGGAAATACAAGACGGAGCCGCTCATAAAAGAGCATCTTGACGCCATACTGGAGGCCGCGGCCTATGCCCCCAGCGGGCATAACGACCAGCCCTGGCATTTCACCGTCATCCGCAACAGGGCGCTTATAGACCTCCTCAGCTCCAGGACAAAGGAATGGATGGCGAAGCAGCCGCAGGACTGGATGTCCGCCATGGGCAAAAACCCGGAGTTCCATGTGTTTTACAATGCCCCGGCGGTGATAGCGGTTTCATACAGAAAAGACGCGGTAAGCCCGCAGGCCGACGTGTGCGCGGCCATACAGAACATGCTGCTCGCCGCAGAGAGTCTGGACATAGGCTCCTGCTGGATAGGCCTGGCGCGGTATGTGCTGAAAACCCCGGAAGGCGCGGACCTGGCGGCAAGGCTGCAACTGCCCGCGGGCTATGAGCCGGATTATTTCGTAACGCTGGGCTACAAAGCCGCGGCGCATCCCAAACCGCTGCCGAGAAGGGAGGGAGTCGTGAGCTACATAGACTGA
- a CDS encoding response regulator — protein MQTKKKILMIDDEETLCRLVKLNLESTGIYEVDFATDPRDGIVRAHSYKPDLILLDLMMPHMEGSDVAEKLLETPDTDRIPVIFLTALADKGQVSAAGGTIAGRSFIAKPVTTSELIRRIEQALR, from the coding sequence ATGCAGACCAAAAAGAAAATACTGATGATAGACGACGAGGAAACGCTCTGCCGGCTGGTCAAGCTCAATCTGGAAAGCACCGGCATCTACGAAGTTGATTTCGCCACCGATCCCCGGGACGGCATCGTGCGCGCTCACTCGTACAAGCCCGATTTGATACTTCTGGATTTGATGATGCCCCACATGGAGGGTTCCGATGTGGCCGAAAAGCTGCTGGAAACCCCGGACACGGACCGCATTCCGGTCATATTCCTTACCGCGCTGGCCGACAAGGGGCAGGTCAGCGCTGCCGGCGGCACCATAGCGGGGCGCAGTTTCATAGCCAAACCGGTAACCACCAGCGAGCTTATCCGCCGCATAGAACAGGCTCTGAGATAG
- a CDS encoding nucleotidyltransferase family protein has product MASRNYADVETALRARMDILRARYHVKRIGVFGSFARGSQTAKSDIDILVSFSVPVGLFHFARTNSYIKSVLKRRVDLSTSAALKPAARRSVLGEVRYIA; this is encoded by the coding sequence ATGGCAAGCCGAAATTATGCGGATGTGGAAACCGCGCTTCGCGCGCGGATGGACATTTTGCGCGCCAGGTATCATGTTAAACGAATAGGCGTTTTCGGCTCATTCGCGCGCGGCAGCCAGACGGCGAAAAGCGATATTGACATACTGGTGTCTTTTTCCGTTCCGGTGGGGCTGTTCCATTTCGCGCGCACGAATAGCTATATAAAATCCGTTCTGAAACGCAGGGTGGACCTGTCCACCTCCGCCGCGCTTAAACCGGCAGCGCGACGCTCCGTCCTTGGTGAGGTCAGATACATAGCATGA